One Scomber scombrus chromosome 4, fScoSco1.1, whole genome shotgun sequence genomic region harbors:
- the cldn5a gene encoding claudin 5a: MVSAGLEIVGLSLCVIGSLLVMVACGLPMWKVTAFIEANIVVAQTIWDGLWMSCVVQSTGQMQCKVHDSVLALSHDLQAARALSIISSVMGVLGLMVVIAGAQCTNCIRTEYVKARVVNAGGAIYIISGLFVLVPLCWMANNIISDFYNPQVPPSKKREIGAALYIGWAATAMLLIGGSLLCCSCPSSGNTGYSVKYAQTKRATTQNGDYDKRNYV, encoded by the coding sequence ATGGTGTCGGCTGGACTGGAGATCGTGGGACTGTCGCTGTGCGTAATTGGCTCGCTCTTGGTGATGGTTGCCTGCGGGCTGCCTATGTGGAAGGTGACGGCTTTCATCGAAGCCAACATTGTGGTGGCTCAGACAATCTGGGATGGCTTGTGGATGTCGTGCGTGGTGCAGAGCACTGGCCAGATGCAGTGCAAGGTGCACGACTCCGTCCTCGCCCTCAGCCACGACCTGCAGGCGGCCAGAGCGCTCTCCATCATTTCCTCTGTGATGGGAGTGTTGGGGCTCATGGTTGTGATAGCGGGTGCGCAGTGCACTAACTGCATCCGCACTGAATACGTAAAAGCCCGGGTGGTGAACGCCGGAGGGGCCATCTACATCATCAGTGGCCTGTTTGTGCTTGTGCCCCTCTGCTGGATGGCCAACAACATCATATCGGACTTCTACAACCCTCAGGTTCCCCCATCTAAGAAGAGGGAGATCGGTGCTGCGCTCTACATCGGCTGGGCAGCCACGGCGATGCTGCTGATCGGAGGATCgctgctctgctgctcctgTCCCTCCAGCGGGAACACGGGATATTCGGTAAAATACGCACAGACCAAGAGAGCCACCACGCAGAACGGGGACTATGACAAGAGGAATTATGTGTAG